A window of the Hordeum vulgare subsp. vulgare chromosome 5H, MorexV3_pseudomolecules_assembly, whole genome shotgun sequence genome harbors these coding sequences:
- the LOC123395639 gene encoding probable prefoldin subunit 3 — protein MAAATSSSAVAVSTPQGVAERRGIPAASFVEDVETYLRQAGLEVNSALAFLQERLQQYKMVEMKLLAQQRELQAKIPDIEKCLDIVATLKAKKALGEALISDFELSEGIYSRAKIEDSDSVCLWLGANVMLEYSCDEANELLKSNLDNARASLEVLVGDLHFLRDQQTITQVTIARIFNWDVHQRRSKQPAMKGT, from the exons atggcgGCGGCCACTTCCTCGTCGGCGGTGGCGGTATCTACGCCGCAGGGAGTGGCGGAGCGGCGGGGGATCCCGGCGGCTTCCTTCGTCGAGGATGTCGAGACCTACCTCCGACAGGCTGGGCTCGAGGTCAACTCCGCACTCGCCTTCCTCCAAGAAAG gTTGCAGCAGTACAAAATGGTGGAGATGAAACTTTTAGCACAACAAAGAGAACTTCAG GCGAAAATTCCTGATATAGAGAAGTGCTTGGATATTGTTGCGACGTTGAAAGCTAAAAAAGCTTTGGGTGAG GCACTCATATCCGATTTTGAATTATCTGAGGGAATCTATTCGCGTGCTAAAATCGAGGACTCTGACTCGGTGTGCCTATGGTTGGGTGCAAACGTGATGCTGGAATACTCCTGCGACGAG GCCAATGAGCTCCTGAAAAGTAACTTGGATAATGCAAGGGCCAGTTTAGAAGTCCTTGTTGGTGACCTTCATTTCTTGAGGGACCAACAAACAATAACCCAG GTTACGATTGCTCGGATATTTAACTGGGACGTGCACCAGCGGAGAAGCAAACAGCCTGCTATGAAAGGAACATGA